TAATCTATCGGTTTGCAGAGTATGAGCTGTGTACCAGATTATATGCCCTCTCAATTAGATCTTGCTGGCGAAATGAGAGCAATGCTGATTGACTGGCTGGTTGAGGTAGTTCATTCTCTCCCGTCTAGTATCTTCATAAGTTCATCTGTAATAATTATAAGATGAATATTCTTATATTCATATCGGACTCCATAGGTACATTGGAAATGTCAGTTGATGCCAGAGACGTTGTATCTTACCACAAACCTGATTGATAGGTATCTTTCCATCGAACCTGTTTCAAGGAAATATTTACAGCTAGTGGGTGCTACTGCAATGTTTCTAGCTTGCAAGTATGAGGAAGTTTGTCCACCAGGGGTAGGTTTCTGATTAATGGTTACATTAAATATTTTGTCAATGAAACAATGGGTATCCCTTGCTGCAGGAGTGGTGTTTCTTACAAGATTTGATTGAttataggttgatgatttggtgTACTACTCATCTGGGGCATATACAAGACAGCAGCTACTAGCTATGGAGAAGACCATGCTAAGCAAACTCAACTTCATTCTCACAATTCCAACTCATTATGTATTCCTTACTCGGTGTCTTAAAGCAGCCGACTCTGACAAAAAGGCAAAACCTCATATTGGCTCTAAACCCTTTTTCTTCATATTTACTCTATTGTTAACATTGCTAGAAAGAAACTGTTTTCTTGCCATGGTCTGTGAACCTTTTTTATCGTCTTCTTGGCACTTCTTATATAGATGATCGATCAATTTCTTGTGGGCACATCCACATTGGATTATGATCTGCAGTTTTGTTTTGTCCAAATTTCTCTTTTGCATTAAAGATTTCTCATCTCTAACACTTGTCAACCGATCTTGGTTGTGTTCTGAGTCTCATTCAATCTGAACATCAACATAATTTAGTTTTGTTTCTAACAAAATGTGTTCTTCAATGGTCAGATGGAAAATCTTGTGTTCTTCCTAAGTGAACTGAGCTTGCTCGAATATGTTATGATCAAATTTACCCCATCATTGTTTGCTGCTGCAGCAGTCTACACTGCTCGGTGTGCTTTGAAGAAGGCACCAATCTGGAATGATCTACTTACACAGTATACAGGATACTCCGAAGCAGACCTCCTGTGAGTTTTTTTTTCCTTACCTTGTTTTCTACTATCCTTCACAAAATTCATATAAATAAACTATTAGACCTTATTATTCTAGTCTCCAATACTAAATTGGAAGATAAACGAGTCAAAAAAACAGACATGATACTTTGTCTAGGTGCATCAAAGTGTCCCTTAAAGTATATTGTTTTTACATGGATGTGCATTTTACTTTCTGCAGGGAATGTGCAAAATTGATGGTTCAATTTCACCATAATTCAGCAGAAAGCTCTCTCAAAGTGGTTCATGAGAAGTACTCTTCAATCCAGTTTGGCTGTGTAGCCTTTATAAGTCCCGCAAAGCTACCTGCACAGATTTGATTTACAGTTGCAGAAAAAGTAGCTGGTGAGCAGCAGCATAGAAGTTACTCAACTCATTGAAACTCCAGAAAATGATGATTATTATGATGAGCATTAAAGATGATCTCCATCCTCAATAATACTTTTTGTAAATTTTCTTCCCATTGTAAATAGTATCAGAATCGAGAAGCAGAACAATATAAGACATAGCAGGTTTTCAAAACCTAAATC
This genomic stretch from Cryptomeria japonica chromosome 8, Sugi_1.0, whole genome shotgun sequence harbors:
- the LOC131031251 gene encoding G2/mitotic-specific cyclin S13-7 isoform X3 codes for the protein MLPIKEKYRMETRPAQIEGAAVRGPNQSVSEASNRRAMKDIGNLVEDTNGNCNVSREKVLGKPPRPCATRRITRVYGAASHFNAHEIHNKEIFINKQPQAEAANYQWMVSKRQNIPFALVDAKCGTEDNSMINEQTHRAFYGGFDAEMTEAEDLLPSIDRQELENQMAVVEYVEEIYKSYHETESMSCVPDYMPSQLDLAGEMRAMLIDWLVEVHWKCQLMPETLYLTTNLIDRYLSIEPVSRKYLQLVGATAMFLACKYEEVCPPGVDDLVYYSSGAYTRQQLLAMEKTMLSKLNFILTIPTHYVFLTRCLKAADSDKKMENLVFFLSELSLLEYVMIKFTPSLFAAAAVYTARCALKKAPIWNDLLTQYTGYSEADLLECAKLMVQFHHNSAESSLKVVHEKYSSIQFGCVAFISPAKLPAQI
- the LOC131031251 gene encoding G2/mitotic-specific cyclin S13-7 isoform X2, translating into MLPIKEKYRMETRPAQIEGAAVRGPNQSVSEASNRRAMKDIGNLVEDTNGNCNVSREKVLGKPPRPCATRRITRVYGAASHFNAHEIHNKEIFINKQPQAEAANYQWMVSKRQNIPFALVDAKCGTEDNSMINEQTHRVNTTQKHKLQALPGKVKAKMATEILTSQSAFYGGFDAEMTEAEDLLPSIDRQELENQMAVVEYVEEIYKSYHETESMSCVPDYMPSQLDLAGEMRAMLIDWLVEVHWKCQLMPETLYLTTNLIDRYLSIEPVSRKYLQLVGATAMFLACKYEEVCPPGVDDLVYYSSGAYTRQQLLAMEKTMLSKLNFILTIPTHYVFLTRCLKAADSDKKMENLVFFLSELSLLEYVMIKFTPSLFAAAAVYTARCALKKAPIWNDLLTQYTGYSEADLLECAKLMVQFHHNSAESSLKVVHEKYSSIQFGCVAFISPAKLPAQI
- the LOC131031251 gene encoding G2/mitotic-specific cyclin S13-7 isoform X1 — encoded protein: MLPIKEKYRMETRPAQIEGAAVRGPNQSVSEASNRRAMKDIGNLVEDTNGNCNVSREKVLGKPPRPCATRRITRVYGAASHFNAHEIHNKEIFINKQPQAEAANYQWMVSKRQNIPFALVDAKCGTEDNSMINEQTHRVNTTQKHKLQALPGKVKAKMATEILTSQSVLSAFYGGFDAEMTEAEDLLPSIDRQELENQMAVVEYVEEIYKSYHETESMSCVPDYMPSQLDLAGEMRAMLIDWLVEVHWKCQLMPETLYLTTNLIDRYLSIEPVSRKYLQLVGATAMFLACKYEEVCPPGVDDLVYYSSGAYTRQQLLAMEKTMLSKLNFILTIPTHYVFLTRCLKAADSDKKMENLVFFLSELSLLEYVMIKFTPSLFAAAAVYTARCALKKAPIWNDLLTQYTGYSEADLLECAKLMVQFHHNSAESSLKVVHEKYSSIQFGCVAFISPAKLPAQI